The Parafrankia discariae sequence GGGGCATCCGGCTGGAGCCGGGGCGGATCGGGCGCCGCGTCGGGAATCGGACAGGGCTCGGCGCGGCCCGGTCGCGGAACGAGGCTGTCGGCGGCTCACCAGATCGGCCTCGCCGTGGGACGATCGAGGTATGGCGAATGTCGTCCGTAAGTACCTCCGCTACCTGTCGAAGCGGGCTGAGATCGAGCTGGAGAACCGCGCGGATCCGCGGGTCCAGATCGACCAGGCGATCGAGGCGGCCCGCCAGCAGCACGAGAAACTCGTCTCCCAGGCCGCCCTCGTCGTGGGCAACCAGCGCGAGATCGAGATGAAGATGGGCCGCCAGGTCGAGGACGTCACCAACCTCACCGAGTCGGCGCGCTCCGCTCTGATGCTCGCGGACAACGCCCGGGACGCCGGTGATCTGGCCACGGCGGTCCAGTACGAGCAGACCGCGCAGGCGTTCGCCAGCAAGCTGATCGCCGCCGAGGCGGCGCTGGAGGATCTCAAGGTCCTGCACGAGCAGGCCGCGGCGTCGGCCGCGCAGGCGCGCGTGGCGGTCGAGGACAACACCGCCCGCATGCACCGCCAGCTCGCCGAGCGGACCCGCCTGCTCACCCAGATCGAGCACGCCGCCATGCACGAGCAGATGAGCAAGGCGATGGAGGGGATGTCGTCGCTTCCCCCGCCCGGTGACACGCCGACGCTGGCCGAGGTGCGGGACAAGGTCGAGAAGCGCTACGCGGTGGCGCTCGGCCGCCAGGAGCTCGCCTCGCAGGGCATGGAGGCCCGGATGCTCGAGGTGCGCCGCGCGACCATGGACGCCCAGGCCGCCGGGCGCCTCGCCGAGCTGCGCGGAAGCATGGCCGGCGGCCACGGGGCGGTCCCGGTCGCGCCCGGGTCGGCGGGCCGGCCGGCGATGCCGCCCGTACCACCCCCGCCGGGCCTCTCCGCCGGCCGGGCGCCGGGGGGCACCGGCGACGAGCGTCTGTCGTTGGGTAAGGCGGCGGGTGACTCCGCGCCGTCGCAGGGCGGCGCCACGCCGCCCGCGCCCGGTTCCCAGGACGCTCCGCCAGCCTGAACCGGTCGCGATGATCGTTTGATCCGATGGTCGTTTGGGCCGTGGTGACTGCGGGAGGCTGTCGATGACCGACTCCGGAGCCGACCCCACCGCCGGCCTCGCGGACTCCGCCACGCCAACGGGCCGGCAGGTCGGCCCGGAATCGTCGGCATTTCCCGGGGTGCCGGTCACGAGCGGTGATTCCGGTCGTGGCGCGCGCGGGAAACAGGCGCATTGGCGGCCAGAAGGAAGAAGTTCTTTTCACTTCGCCGATTCGGTCGACAGGACCGCGTTCGAGGGTTATCGAATTCGCGCCGCGGAACTCGCCGCGGCGGTCACGCCGGCGTTGCCCGACTGGATCAGGGCCGACGTCGAACGCCGGTCGCTGGAAAGGTCGGAGCGCCGTTTCGGGCGTTCCGTCCGGCGCGCGCGGCGGCGCGCCGCCATTTCCACCCAGGCCTGGACGGCCGCCGCCGCCGCGTCACCCGCGGCGGCCTTCATCGACCACTCCTGGGGATGGTTCGTGTTCGGGGGAGCGGCGCTCGTCCGGGCCGGTCTGTCCTATCGGGAGCTGCGGGCATTCCAGGACACCGCTGACGCGCCCGCGCTGCCGGTGGTCCCCGCGCCGACGGCGATGGCGCTGCGCCGCTCGGCGGCCGCGCGCCCGCTGCGCCGGGGGGAGGCGGGGCTGGCCGCGCTCGTCGCGCTGGCCCGCTCGGTGGCGGACCACCCACCCGCGGCCCCGGTGCGTACGGCGGTGGCGGGCGCCGTGCGGCTGGTGGACGGCCTGCGGGTCAGCGCCGGGCAGGTCCTGGCCTGCGAGGCCGCGGCGCGGGCGGTGGCGGATCCGGCCCGGCGCGCGGGCATCCTGGCCACCTCGGCCCAGCTGCTCGACGGCATGAACCGCGCGGCCGACGCGCTGGACGGCCTGCTGGCCGCCGCGACCGAGATCGTCGGGACCGTCGCGGCGCCCGCGGCCGAGCTGCGCCGGCTCACCGAGGACGTCGATCGGCTGCGCGCCTACGCCGATGGGCTATCCGAACTGATGGGATCCACCGGGCGAGGCCGCCCGACCTGAACCGGCAGGATCTTCTTAGGTGTCACCTCCGCTTAACGTCCGGCCGGAGCCGGCGGGCCGTTCGGCCGGGCGTCGGCCAGCCGTTGTGCCTGCCCCACAGCGACTTTCCGCCGACCGGGTCAGATAAAGGTCATCCGCTTAAGTGCACAGTGACTATGCAGATTTAGCTTTCCCTTCGGCGCGGTGTACACCCGGGTTAGCACCATGGAGTGGGAGATGGGTTTGAATATGTGACGGGGGTTATGGCGCGCACGCTGCGATTGCCTTAATGTCCCACATGTCCGATCGGCGATTGTGGCGTCGGGTGACGAGGGGAGCGTCGTCCACGTTTTCATCGCCGCCGTGCGATGGCCAGACCGGCGGTCCCGGACGTCCGGATGGCATGACGCAGCCAGGCAGGTGGAAGTGCCATGACGCTAATTATTGGGGAAGAGAACGAGTCCCCGACCTCACAGCCGGCCCGGCAGGCAGCTCAGGCGGCACCGCTCGCTGCCGTCGACCAGCCGTTCAGCGGTGACCGGTGGTCGCTCGTCCTGCCGCACCGCGAACGACTGGTACACATTGCGCGCAGGCGGCTGCCCAGCACCGCCGACGCGGAGGACTGCGCGCAGGAGGCACTCGTGCGCGCGGCGGGGTTCCGCAACCTCGACAGCCACCGAGTCGGTCAGTTCCTGACCACGACCGTGCTCCGGCTGTGCGTTGATCATCACCGTGCGCGGATGCGCGCGGACCGTGCGATGGCCCGCAGCGTCGCGGCGCCCAGTGACCCCGGCCCCGAGGACTCGACCTGCGACCGCGCGGAGGCGCTCTGGTTGCTCGACCAGACCCGTCGCCTGCGTGGCCGCGAGCGGCAGATCATGATGGCCCGTGCCGCTGGCCGGACCACCCGACAGGCCGCCGACGACCTGTCCATCAGCGTGAAGGCGGCCGAGGGCGCGTTCACCCGGGGCCGTGCCCGCCTGCTGGCGGCCAGCCGGGTGTGACGCCCCGGCGGCCGGGGCGAACATCCCACCCGCCGGCCGCGGCCCCCGGAGCGGGGCCGGGCTGGCAGGTCGGGCACCACGCGGTGACCCGACCGTCCTGATCCTCGATGTCGACGGACCCACCGACGTCGCGGGCGAGCCGGCCACCGTCACGCCGGCCGTCCTCGCGCCGGTCGTGGTCACGCCGGGCCTGGCCGTGGGACCCCTGAGAACGGGGCCCGGCGGCACGCGCCGGCGATCCGCGCCCGGGCGAACTCTGGGTGGCCGTCCGCTGCTCCTGACGGCGGACGAGCGTGCCGCAGCGCCGACAGGGCCTGCCTGCGCGTCCGTACACCCAATGCTGTTCGCCCGGGCGGGCGGATCCGGTCGTCACCTGGTGCCCGCCCCGTGCCCCGGCCCTGATCATCGCCTGGGCGCGGCGGACCAGCCCTTCAAGATCTCCTACTTCGCCGACCGGGGTCCACGGGCTCACTCCGGCGAGGAAACACGCCTCCGTCCGCCAGATGTTGCCCAGCCCGGCCAGCAGCCGCTGGTCGAGCAGCGCTGACCCGATCTCCCGGGTCGGCTCGGCGCGCAGGTTCGCCACGGCGCGGTCGAGGTCCCAGTCCACGCCGAGGACGTCCGGGCCCAGGTGTCCGACGACCCGGTCCTCCTGCTCGGTCGGCAGGATCTCGACGACCGGCAGCCGGTAGCCGACGGCCACCTGTTCCGCGGTGACCAGTACCACCCGGACCTGCCAGGCCGGTCCCCCGGACCAGCGCGAGCCGGGCCGGTAGAGATGCCATGAGCCTTCCATCCTGAAGTGGGTGTGCAGGGTGAGGCCACCCTCGACCCGGGTCAGCAGGTGCTTGCCGCGTGGTCGGACGGTGCTGACCCGCCGTCCGCTCAGGTCGGCGGTAGCCAGTGACGGCACCCGGAAGTCCGAGCGCAACAGCATTCGGCCGGCGAGCGCGGTGTCCATCCGCCGCGCCGCCAGCCAGACCGTGTCACCTTCGGGCACACCCCATGGTGCCCACGGCCGGGACCCGCCGACCTGTCAGGACACGGATCGTCACGACCTGACCGCCCGGACGCGCCCCTCAGGACGCCGCGGGGAACGTCCTGGACGGCGCCCGGCGGATGACGGCGGCGCCCAGCACGGCGACGGCCGCGGTCAGCGCGAAGACCACACCCAGCCCAGTCGCGGGGGTCCCGGTGGAGGCCTCGCTGGCGGCGACGGCCACCCCGCCGAGACCTGTCCCGAACGCCGTTCCGAGGTTGTCCGAGAGGGTCACCGAACTGGAGGCCGTGCC is a genomic window containing:
- a CDS encoding DNA-formamidopyrimidine glycosylase family protein, with product MPEGDTVWLAARRMDTALAGRMLLRSDFRVPSLATADLSGRRVSTVRPRGKHLLTRVEGGLTLHTHFRMEGSWHLYRPGSRWSGGPAWQVRVVLVTAEQVAVGYRLPVVEILPTEQEDRVVGHLGPDVLGVDWDLDRAVANLRAEPTREIGSALLDQRLLAGLGNIWRTEACFLAGVSPWTPVGEVGDLEGLVRRAQAMIRAGARGGHQVTTGSARPGEQHWVYGRAGRPCRRCGTLVRRQEQRTATQSSPGRGSPARAAGPRSQGSHGQARRDHDRREDGRRDGGRLARDVGGSVDIEDQDGRVTAWCPTCQPGPAPGAAAGGWDVRPGRRGVTPGWPPAGGHGPG
- the pspM gene encoding phage shock envelope stress response protein PspM: MTDSGADPTAGLADSATPTGRQVGPESSAFPGVPVTSGDSGRGARGKQAHWRPEGRSSFHFADSVDRTAFEGYRIRAAELAAAVTPALPDWIRADVERRSLERSERRFGRSVRRARRRAAISTQAWTAAAAASPAAAFIDHSWGWFVFGGAALVRAGLSYRELRAFQDTADAPALPVVPAPTAMALRRSAAARPLRRGEAGLAALVALARSVADHPPAAPVRTAVAGAVRLVDGLRVSAGQVLACEAAARAVADPARRAGILATSAQLLDGMNRAADALDGLLAAATEIVGTVAAPAAELRRLTEDVDRLRAYADGLSELMGSTGRGRPT
- a CDS encoding PspA/IM30 family protein — its product is MANVVRKYLRYLSKRAEIELENRADPRVQIDQAIEAARQQHEKLVSQAALVVGNQREIEMKMGRQVEDVTNLTESARSALMLADNARDAGDLATAVQYEQTAQAFASKLIAAEAALEDLKVLHEQAAASAAQARVAVEDNTARMHRQLAERTRLLTQIEHAAMHEQMSKAMEGMSSLPPPGDTPTLAEVRDKVEKRYAVALGRQELASQGMEARMLEVRRATMDAQAAGRLAELRGSMAGGHGAVPVAPGSAGRPAMPPVPPPPGLSAGRAPGGTGDERLSLGKAAGDSAPSQGGATPPAPGSQDAPPA
- a CDS encoding RNA polymerase sigma factor; amino-acid sequence: MTLIIGEENESPTSQPARQAAQAAPLAAVDQPFSGDRWSLVLPHRERLVHIARRRLPSTADAEDCAQEALVRAAGFRNLDSHRVGQFLTTTVLRLCVDHHRARMRADRAMARSVAAPSDPGPEDSTCDRAEALWLLDQTRRLRGRERQIMMARAAGRTTRQAADDLSISVKAAEGAFTRGRARLLAASRV